The following proteins are co-located in the Oncorhynchus clarkii lewisi isolate Uvic-CL-2024 chromosome 30, UVic_Ocla_1.0, whole genome shotgun sequence genome:
- the LOC139390018 gene encoding probable E3 ubiquitin-protein ligase DTX3 isoform X1 — protein sequence MANASLKEVFSDVTLTVDPNTFKEPNQVKYLLTGCGNRVTRTLHYEVRGSFDEIEDLFVKMSSLDRCAAPNLRDSPLRHRQRPRSPSPVKPVAIVGAVWDFIQQRCSKELKRIQGEDVLIRKPRDKMLVTFQSHGKDPVRVHFARERFVTFYQRLATDLKVKTYSLDPQYYKSLQGQFPELLIEGGPSKDNITVTGRYMHIVMLEDFLRHGSSSPVTSQRPLTPQRVSPRASGTTRNKQSDDKELESCPICLDTIKEDRKKTLACKHSFCRGCLEEAFKTKPVCPTCGAVYGELKGTQPKGGTMAVTKERSSLSGYEKYGTIVIQYHIPSGIQKEEHPNPGQTYQGASRTAYLPDSSEGRNVLALLKRAFDQRLTFTIGRSSTTGMENMVTWNDIHHKTSRSGGTSCYGYPDPDYLRRLQDELKVKGIY from the exons ATGGCAAATGCGTCATTGAAAGAG GTATTTTCAGATGTCACTCTCACTGTAGATCCTAACACTTTCAAAGAGCCCAACCAGGTGAAGTACCTTCTCACTGGATGTGGTAACCGCGTTACAAGAACCTTGCACTACGAAGTGCGGGGATCATTTGATGAAATAGAGGACCTGTTTGTGAAGATGTCAAGTCTAGACAGATGTGCCGCCCCCAATCTCAGAGACAGTCCTCTTCGTCACCGACAGCGTCCTCGGTCACCTAGTCCAGTGAAACCAGTGGCGATAGTTGGAGCCGTTTGGGATTTCATCCAACAGAGATGCTCAAAGGAGTTGAAGAGAATCCAAGGGGAAGACGTCTTAATTCGTAAACCTCGGGACAAAATGCTGGTGACCTTTCAAAGCCACGGAAAAGACCCGGTTCGGGTTCATTTCGCCAGAGAGCGCTTTGTCACGTTCTATCAGAGACTCGCTACAGATCTGAAAGTGAAGACTTACAGTTTGGATCCACAATACTACAAAAGCTTGCAGGGACAGTTTCCAGAACTTTTGATTGAAGGAGGCCCCAGTAAAGACAATATTACAGTGACAGGGCGCTACATGCATATTGTGATGTTGGAGGATTTTCTACGGCACGGTTCCAGTTCCCCTGTGACATCACAACGACCCCTGACACCCCAGAGAGTTAGCCCCCGAGCCTCTGGTACTACACGCAACAAGCAATCGGACGACAAAGAATTAGAGTCATGTCCGATTTGTCTGGACACCATTAAAGAGGACAGAAAGAAGACGTTGGCATGTAAACACTCGTTCTGTAGAGGCTGTCTGGAGGAGGCGTTCAAGACCAAACCTGTCTGTCCAACCTGTGGGGCAGTCTATGGGGAACTGAAGGGGACGCAGCCAAAGGGCGGGACTATGGCTGTTACTAAGGAACGATCTTCTTTGTCTGGATATGAGAAGTATGGAACAATCGTGATTCAGTACCACATTCCAAGTGGAATACAGAAG GAGGAGCATCCCAACCCAGGTCAGACTTACCAGGGTGCATCCCGTACAGCGTATCTCCCAGATTCCTCGGAGGGCAGGAATGTTCTGGCTCTCCTGAAGAGGGCCTTCGACCAGCGACTCACGTTCACTATTGGCCGATCTTCCACCACAGGCATGGAAAACATGGTCACGTGGAACGACATCCACCATAAAACCTCCAGGAGCGGAGGCACCAGTTG CTATGGATACCCTGACCCCGACTACCTGAGACGTCTACAGGATGAACTGAAGGTCAAAGGAATCTATTGA
- the LOC139390018 gene encoding probable E3 ubiquitin-protein ligase DTX3 isoform X2 — protein sequence MSSLDRCAAPNLRDSPLRHRQRPRSPSPVKPVAIVGAVWDFIQQRCSKELKRIQGEDVLIRKPRDKMLVTFQSHGKDPVRVHFARERFVTFYQRLATDLKVKTYSLDPQYYKSLQGQFPELLIEGGPSKDNITVTGRYMHIVMLEDFLRHGSSSPVTSQRPLTPQRVSPRASGTTRNKQSDDKELESCPICLDTIKEDRKKTLACKHSFCRGCLEEAFKTKPVCPTCGAVYGELKGTQPKGGTMAVTKERSSLSGYEKYGTIVIQYHIPSGIQKEEHPNPGQTYQGASRTAYLPDSSEGRNVLALLKRAFDQRLTFTIGRSSTTGMENMVTWNDIHHKTSRSGGTSCYGYPDPDYLRRLQDELKVKGIY from the exons ATGTCAAGTCTAGACAGATGTGCCGCCCCCAATCTCAGAGACAGTCCTCTTCGTCACCGACAGCGTCCTCGGTCACCTAGTCCAGTGAAACCAGTGGCGATAGTTGGAGCCGTTTGGGATTTCATCCAACAGAGATGCTCAAAGGAGTTGAAGAGAATCCAAGGGGAAGACGTCTTAATTCGTAAACCTCGGGACAAAATGCTGGTGACCTTTCAAAGCCACGGAAAAGACCCGGTTCGGGTTCATTTCGCCAGAGAGCGCTTTGTCACGTTCTATCAGAGACTCGCTACAGATCTGAAAGTGAAGACTTACAGTTTGGATCCACAATACTACAAAAGCTTGCAGGGACAGTTTCCAGAACTTTTGATTGAAGGAGGCCCCAGTAAAGACAATATTACAGTGACAGGGCGCTACATGCATATTGTGATGTTGGAGGATTTTCTACGGCACGGTTCCAGTTCCCCTGTGACATCACAACGACCCCTGACACCCCAGAGAGTTAGCCCCCGAGCCTCTGGTACTACACGCAACAAGCAATCGGACGACAAAGAATTAGAGTCATGTCCGATTTGTCTGGACACCATTAAAGAGGACAGAAAGAAGACGTTGGCATGTAAACACTCGTTCTGTAGAGGCTGTCTGGAGGAGGCGTTCAAGACCAAACCTGTCTGTCCAACCTGTGGGGCAGTCTATGGGGAACTGAAGGGGACGCAGCCAAAGGGCGGGACTATGGCTGTTACTAAGGAACGATCTTCTTTGTCTGGATATGAGAAGTATGGAACAATCGTGATTCAGTACCACATTCCAAGTGGAATACAGAAG GAGGAGCATCCCAACCCAGGTCAGACTTACCAGGGTGCATCCCGTACAGCGTATCTCCCAGATTCCTCGGAGGGCAGGAATGTTCTGGCTCTCCTGAAGAGGGCCTTCGACCAGCGACTCACGTTCACTATTGGCCGATCTTCCACCACAGGCATGGAAAACATGGTCACGTGGAACGACATCCACCATAAAACCTCCAGGAGCGGAGGCACCAGTTG CTATGGATACCCTGACCCCGACTACCTGAGACGTCTACAGGATGAACTGAAGGTCAAAGGAATCTATTGA